DNA sequence from the Pedobacter sp. W3I1 genome:
AGTGTACGCCATAACCGACGATTTTGGTTTAGCCAGATCTACATTTGCCGAAACGGTAAATTATGTGGTTAGCGAATTAGATGCCTGTGCAGCTTTGCCTGTAACCACACAAATTGAAGATTTCGGACGGCCCACAAAAGGTGCTGCATTGGGCTTAAAATCAAAAGTTTTACTTCTGGCTGCCAGTCCTCTTTTTAACGGGCAAAACCCCGGTACTGGCGCCAATAAAAATCTGGCAGGTTACGATAATTTAGATAACAACAGATGGAAACTGGCCGCTGATGCAGCAAAGGCGGTAATGGATATGGGCATATACAATTTGGTAAAAGATAATACAACCGCCCCTGGTTATGGATATTATCAGATGATGATTACCAGAAATACCCCCGAACATATTTTTCAGGTCATGAAATCGACAAACAGGTGGTACGAAGGTTTTCTGCTTCCGGTTTCCCGCGGAGGGCAGGCTTACTCTTATCCAACTCAGGAACTGGTCGATACCTATCCGATGAAAAATGGTAAGAACATTAAAGAAGCGGGCTCAGGTTACGTAGAAGCAAATATGTACAAAGACAGGGACCCCCGCTTTTACTATTCTATATTATATGATGGCAGCTTGTGGTTAAACAATACCACAAACACCAAAACGGTAGTTAATTTGTACGCCAATGCCCCGGGCGATGGCTTAGGCACCTCGGGTTCTACTAAAACGGGATATTTATACCGCAAATTTTGTCATGAAGGTGCTGGAGGCAATTTTGGTATATCCAATAATATAGGTTTGGTGGCGATCAGATATGCCGAAATATTACTGAATTACGCAGAAGCACTTAACGAATTTAGTGGGCCTGGCACAGAAGTGTATCAGGCCATTGAGCAAATCAGGGAAAGAGCAGGTTTAGTGCCATTTCAATTGCCATTGCAGTTAACCAAAGAGCAAATGAGAGAAGTAATCCGCAATGAGAGAAGGGTAGAATTAACCTATGAAGAAGCGACTAGATTCTTTGATATCAAAAGATGGAAACTGGCAGAAACTTTAATAAACGGTCCGGCCAATGGCATGCGTTGGACGCGTAGCGGATCAACCGTTACCGGAGCCCGCTTTTCTTTTGAAACCAGGAGGTTTACTAACC
Encoded proteins:
- a CDS encoding RagB/SusD family nutrient uptake outer membrane protein; the encoded protein is MKNINYIKTLTLVSLLAISAVACKKTDSNSFLDKTDVGQLNEATVFADSLLTFRFLTGIYTGLAGTYYLDNGLTGGGLWSYSDASDDSDIVWSGATAQIAPAFNSATFQSQADFSRFKNHWNNCYNNIRRVNVFLANVDRSPISATRRASLKLEARFLRAYYYWHLLRNYSGVPIIGDKVYAITDDFGLARSTFAETVNYVVSELDACAALPVTTQIEDFGRPTKGAALGLKSKVLLLAASPLFNGQNPGTGANKNLAGYDNLDNNRWKLAADAAKAVMDMGIYNLVKDNTTAPGYGYYQMMITRNTPEHIFQVMKSTNRWYEGFLLPVSRGGQAYSYPTQELVDTYPMKNGKNIKEAGSGYVEANMYKDRDPRFYYSILYDGSLWLNNTTNTKTVVNLYANAPGDGLGTSGSTKTGYLYRKFCHEGAGGNFGISNNIGLVAIRYAEILLNYAEALNEFSGPGTEVYQAIEQIRERAGLVPFQLPLQLTKEQMREVIRNERRVELTYEEATRFFDIKRWKLAETLINGPANGMRWTRSGSTVTGARFSFETRRFTNPQMYYFPIPQSEINKSAVLIQNPGW